Proteins found in one Leishmania major strain Friedlin complete genome, chromosome 35 genomic segment:
- a CDS encoding putative zinc finger protein family member (previous protein_id=AAZ14330.1): MTSPALAPPQNTAEFWIKRLQLVPHPEGGYYSEVVRSAHKVDNEEGNRRHAYTTIYFLCTPESPSHLHRLCSDETWMYHAGDPLQLHVILKDPQDEDRIAAQPPAAPQAETDTADARPKYQVYRRVLVGARVERGELLQYTVPGGAIFGSSVAADGADGQAGYSLVSCIVSPGFDYRDFEIFTQAQLMELYPQHEAVIKQMAYETLPNHARLQTTEI, translated from the coding sequence ATGACCTCCCCGGCACTCGCGCCACCGCAGAATACTGCGGAGTTTTGGATTAAGCGCCTGCAACTGGTGCCGCACCCGGAAGGTGGCTACTATTcggaggtggtgcgcagcgcgcacaaGGTGGACAACGAGGAGGGCaaccgccgccacgcctACACGACCATTTACTTTCTCTGCACCCCGGAGAGTCCCTcccacctgcaccgcctctgctcAGACGAGACGTGGATGTACCACGCCGGCgacccgctgcagctgcacgtcATTCTGAAGGATCCGCAGGACGAGGACCGCATTGCTGCACAGCCTCCCGCAGCACCACAAGCGGAGACGGACACCGCCGATGCGCGGCCAAAGTACCAGGTGTACCGTCGTGTCCTGGTTGGCGCGCGCGTAGAGAGgggtgagctgctgcagtacACCGTTCCTGGCGGGGCCATCTTTGGCAGCTCCGTGGCTGCAGATGGTGCGGATGGGCAGGCAGGCTACTCGCTTGTGAGTTGCATCGTGAGTCCCGGCTTCGACTACCGCGATTTTGAGATCTtcacgcaggcgcagctgatgGAGCTGTACCCGCAGCACGAGGCGGTCATCAAGCAGATGGCCTACGAGACGCTACCGAATCATGCGCGCTTACAGACGACAGAAATCTAG
- a CDS encoding conserved hypothetical protein (previous protein_id=AAZ14331.1), whose protein sequence is MTSQPHVTMSKNTGSVTEQHKRMSHTTGDNNEEEKHILAGRYKTKLCKNYVARGECPYDVRCMFAHGEDELRTSDDNIRDGLVTEEAIKDFQRQQNQAKRRAAFAAAREHNNHDHSHSHNHSHSHNHTVRPVPHGNVYEMEENVESNEVYRNRNRHHNLRLHPPQEPVSIPQPQQQQQQEQQFQLQSVVAQYYTHNPYVFDLIPAAARLFPVYQEVVEEGCWYEEEPVPAQEDYYFPSSDMMMPLVPSLVTQQYLPYPHQQCSKQLETVASASTYSCEEAMYGHSESSASSAYRSVARCTAAELPSNSDIPAMVMEP, encoded by the coding sequence ATGACGAGCCAGCCGCACGTGACCATGTCCAAGAACACTGGCTCCGTCACGGAGCAACACAAGCGCATGTCACATACCACTGGCGACaacaacgaggaggagaaacaCATTCTTGCTGGTCGCTACAAGACGAAGCTGTGCAAGAACTACGTGGCGAGGGGCGAGTGCCCGTACGATGTGCGCTGCATGTTCGCACATGGTGAGGACGAACTACGCACCAGCGACGACAACATCCGCGACGGTCTCGTCACTGAGGAGGCAATCAAGGACTTCCAGCGTCAGCAGAACCAAGCgaagcgccgcgccgcgttTGCCGCCGCCCGCGAGCACAACAACCATGACCACAGTCACAGTCACAATCACAGCCACAGCCACAACCACACCGTACGTCCCGTGCCCCACGGCAACGTGTACGAGATGGAAGAAAATGTGGAGAGCAACGAGGTGTACCGCAACCGCAACCGCCACCACAATCTGCGTCTGCATCCCCCGCAGGAACCCGTGTCTATACctcagccacagcagcagcagcagcaagagcagcagttCCAGCTGCAGAGCGTGGTGGCGCAGTACTACACACACAACCCGTACGTCTTCGATCTGAtccccgccgcggcgcgcctgTTCCCCGTCTACCAGGAGGTGGTCGAGGAGGGCTGCTGgtacgaggaggagccggtACCTGCTCAGGAGGACTACTACTTCCCGTCTTCGGATATGATGATGCCGCTTGTGCCGAGCTTGGTGACGCAGCAATACCTGCCGTACCCGCATCAGCAGTGCAGCAAGCAGCTCGAAAcggtcgcctccgccagcacctACAGTTGTGAGGAGGCCATGTACGGCCACAGCGAGTCCTCGGCCAGCTCGGCGTACCGCTCGGTGGCGCGTTGCACGGCTGCTGAGCTTCCCAGCAACTCCGACATTCCGGCGATGGTGATGGAGCCCTAA
- a CDS encoding putative protein kinase (previous protein_id=AAZ14332.1) gives MTVLPPRVNVPATPALDGVDINSLYDVNHGKLLGKGGFSEVLAVRHIPTGEIRALKVMMRSALVGKKGEMVAHEKEILRRTCHPAIITLHEAVQTPDKVYFALNLMNEDLFEFIVRNKTVNEGLSRAIMHQLMSGIAYLHEQSIVHRDIKPENILINVVVKSDAKNAANDDSESVPHVEGLQVMSDINSIPLEQLNVEVKIADFGLAKVVMEWDVCSTPCGTSFYIAPEVIRGIEEQGAKPLCTNQRLVKSVDVWSAGVVFYVLLCGRPPFHGQVRTGQDRRELLRRIDHGVLFNPNHGWDSISAEAKNLILKMLDQESSKRITSEEVLRHPFFTAHGYSRPVPASDPRRRLVQAQQLSLKIKAPAAQSAKAQVTTMSPLSGPDGQQIKASSSSGGSPSKGSSNSTGSFLSNIKDFFGHRSKHTSDISKEERQRMHAELAELQANVIAEEDQEGDVTSYKPSMPVKEAKPARIAVMNMKAKVGPDALRK, from the coding sequence ATGACCGTTCTGCCGCCCAGGGTAAACGTcccggcgacgccggcgctggaCGGAGTCGACATTAACTCTCTCTACGACGTCAATCACGGCAAGCTCCTCGGTAAAGGTGGCTTCTCCgaggtgctggcggtgcgccACATTCCTACCGGCGAGATACGCGCCTTGAAAGTGATGATGCGTTCGGCGCTGGTTGGAAAGAAGGGTGAAATGGTGGCGCACGAGAAGGAGATTCTGCGCCGCACTTGCCACCCCGCCATCATCACGCTGCATGAGGCGGTGCAGACCCCTGACAAGGTTTACTTCGCCCTCAACCTCATGAACGAAGATTTGTTTGAGTTTATTGTACGCAACAAAACCGTCAACGAGGGCCTCTCGCGCGCCATCATGCACCAGCTAATGTCTGGTATTGCCTACCTGCACGAGCAGAGTATTGTGCACCGTGACATTAAGCCAGAGAACATCCTCATCAACGTCGTCGTCAAGAGTGATGCCAAAAACGCAGCCAACGACGACTCCGAGTCGGTGCCGCACGTGGAGGGACTCCAGGTGATGTCCGACATCAACAGCATcccgctggagcagctgaaTGTGGAGGTGAAAATCGCGGACTTTGGTCTTGCCAAAGTTGTTATGGAGTGGGACGTCTGCAGTACGCCGTGTGGTACATCCTTTTACATTGCGCCTGAGGTGATCCGCGGCATTGAAGAGCAAGGTGCCAAGCCGCTCTGTACAAACCAGCGACTTGTCAAGAGCGTGGATGTGTGGTCTGCCGGTGTAGTCTTCTACGTGCTTCTCTGCGGCCGGCCGCCGTTCCATGGTCAGGTGCGCACCGGGCAGGACCGCCGCGAACTCCTCCGCAGGATTGACCACGGTGTCCTCTTCAACCCAAATCACGGCTGGGATTCCATCTCCGCAGAGGCGAAGAACCTGATCCTGAAGATGCTTGACCAAGAGTCCTCAAAGCGGATCACCTCCGAGGAGGTTCTGCGACACCCCTTCTTCACTGCCCACGGCTATTCGCGGCCCGTCCCGGCGTCAGACCCACGCCGTCGCCTtgtgcaggcgcagcagctctctcTGAAGATCAAAGCCCCCGCTGCGCAGTCGGCCAAGGCCCAAGTCACGACCATGTCACCCTTATCCGGCCCGGATGGTCAACAGATCAAGGCCTCCTCGTCCAGTGGGGGATCCCCcagcaagggcagcagcaacagtaCGGGGAGCTTCCTTTCGAATATCAAAGACTTCTTCGGCCACCGCTCGAAGCACACGTCGGACATCTCGaaagaggagcggcagcgcatgcaTGCCGAgttggcggagctgcaggcaaACGTGATCGCCGAGGAAGACCAGGAGGGGGATGTGACCTCCTACAAGCCCTCGATGCcggtgaaggaggcgaagCCCGCGCGCATAGCTGTGATGAACATGAAGGCAAAGGTGGGCCCCGACGCTTTGCGCAAGTGA
- a CDS encoding conserved hypothetical protein (previous protein_id=AAZ14333.1) codes for MGKRSESGGGDASSWRRHRSRQSDRRNDDDDVGDYGDRHRRRRRDSDSLADRQHHHHHRHRSSRHHHRGSAERREDSSEAMRSERVLRSHHRPRPEHSDSDDEYGSFDDNRLSRRQRDGQQRWERSRSEEDNIDDRRGRREKGKRYRDTAAADDDDDGRQQGRKYRRDGRQSVDEVSRSVSGNAAASLSDRRAYGDRFQAGNSATSPTYSESSTVDWSSRRGRQRMPSLAYDVDQQKRFLGFLDRRDASGSRTAAAAMEFRIGPDGLVQMPPPPMLVRRQNRSRFSATDDNDGNGSGVRQQPQQQQHRRRRPPSSVAPTANTHDEDGDDNSSVASHESLYNDPAAANMGILPDIIPPSNLYRVALCGVDLSVTASHLSSIVAQLLGDGAKLWRVRRPAREMLHAAVSHNHAAQQQPRHQQPLHAPLPSNKSTITSSASSSGVLTDPPANMSSTLHSVDTSLIGVLSCEPSIIGGGGRCRGVLPDADGSSAASGVLGDGIETISGILQDEAVGQQMHKEAKENDEGVLPDGSPLPQPPQPATPAFYLPGLHDVNGPGGMVVLEFTEQPHALRSVQLLNGAYVNGRRVAASM; via the coding sequence ATGGGTAAGCGAAGCGaaagcggtggcggcgatgcatcgtcgtggcgccgccatcgcagccGTCAGTCTGACCGGCGtaacgacgatgacgacgtaGGCGACTACGGCGACCGGcatcgtcgccggcgccgcgacagcgacTCGCTCGCTGACCGCCagcatcaccatcaccaccgacATCGCAGCTcgcgccaccatcaccgaggcagcgcggagagaagggaagacAGCAGTGAGGCCATGCGGTCGGAGCGTGTCTTACGGTCTCACCACCGCCCGCGACCGGAGCACAGCGACAGTGACGACGAGTACGGCAGCTTCGACGATAATCGTCTCTCTCGTCGGCAGCGCGACGGCCAGCAGCGTTGGGAGCGCAGTCGAAGTGAAGAAGATAACATAGACGACCGGCGTGGAAGacgagagaaagggaagcgGTATCGCGAcactgcggcggcagacgacgacgacgacggtcGTCAGCAAGGTCGCAAGTATCGTCGTGACGGTCGACAGAGCGTCGACGAGGTGAGTCGCAGCGTGAGTGGCAACGCTGCAGCAAGCTTGAGCGATCGCCGCGCCTACGGGGATCGCTTCCAGGCGGGCAACAGTGCGACCAGTCCAACTTACTCGGAGAGCAGCACAGTGGACTGGAGCTCCCGTCGCGGTCGTCAGCGCATGCCGAGTCTTGCGTACGACGTGGACCAGCAGAAGCGCTTTCTGGGCTTTCTGGACCGCCGCGATGCATCAGGCAGCcggacggcggcagcggcgatggagtTCAGAATCGGTCCTGACGGCCTTGTGCAGATGCCTCCACCGCCCATGCTCGTGCGCCGCCAGAATCGCAGCCGGTTTAGCGCCACCGACGACAACGATGgaaacggcagcggcgttcgccagcagccgcagcagcagcagcaccgtcgacgACGCCCGCCCAGCTCCGTAGCTCCGACGGCAAACACCCACGAtgaggacggcgacgacaacAGCTCTGTTGCATCGCACGAGTCCCTCTACAACGACCCCGCTGCGGCAAACATGGGCATTCTGCCCGACATCATTCCACCGTCCAACCTCTACCGCGTCGCTCTCTGCGGGGTAGATCTTTCGGTGACGGCCTCGCACCTAAGCTCGAttgtggcgcagctgctgggcgATGGTGCAAAgctgtggcgcgtgcgccgaCCGGCGCGTGAGATGCTTCACGCCGCAGTAAGCCACAACCACGCTGCACAGCAACAGCctcggcaccagcagccgctccatGCGCCGCTCCCATCAAACAAGAGCACCATCACGAGctcagcgtcgtcgtctgGGGTGCTCACTGACCCGCCAGCGAATATGAGTAGCACCCTTCACAGCGTCGACACCTCACTCATCGGCGTGCTGTCGTGCGAGCCCTCCATCATCGGTGGCGGGGGCAGATGCAGGGGCGTGCTCCCCGACgctgacggcagcagcgccgcctcgggcGTGCTGGGCGATGGGATAGAGACGATCAGCGGTATCTTGCAGGATGAAGCGGTGGGTCAGCAGATGCACAAGGAGGCAAAAGAGAACGACGAAGGCGTGCTGCCGGACGGGTCGCCGCTTCcgcagccaccgcagccggcaACCCCCGCGTTCTACCTCCCCGGCCTGCACGATGTCAACGGCCCAGGCGGAatggtggtgctggagtTCACTGAACAGCCGCATGCGCTCCGTTCCGTGCAGCTGCTAAATGGTGCATACGTGAATGGCCGACGTGTGGCCGCATCCATGTAG
- a CDS encoding conserved hypothetical protein (previous protein_id=AAZ14334.1), with protein MRAKNMTRPAYLIDHVIHAVPVAMVHYCCELKRQLATLPLLRFFDLLPSPETVKTRGGTCRSPAGAAVAAWLPTEGWFEKLPAPRVAHLLLMRWMLAATESYIEKLFFDQSLVVRQLRSKRIRRRLLGWGLRLVSHAVFDPFLLSIVVPLLLSWGATPNAGDASSLLPSPPPRVLFTVAGAVRGLVISAVGVTIQQLLMPLASQLVDRAVLTVFEAVEYLIMRRYAQWSDDDEDNDYNEDDEGDDDRASLASGASEEARSQQSLSMSIATTAPSGGGAGETATLSAEKRVEHVQRRLRRERRERRKRRERWQAEREHAMRLAILRAIVYRVVASLVAQSLIDHPLSVLVELLRGRATLHLTGLLQTYAVMTDASDGLSWANLWRYALQLVSPTVTVSDATNGGDADEEGVPPLVTVLRRAGRTITQEVVVLSSSVLTASGQTAAIAAVQQRAAQTVAQGGIPSAADSADFMARTLSSLSPFYYGIQFTMIDKVLSFYMAVWTRLTKQ; from the coding sequence ATGCGGGCGAAAAACATGACGCGGCCGGCGTACCTCATCGACCACGTCATTCACGCTGTCCCAGTAGCCATGGTGCACTACTGCTGTGAGCTGAAGCGGCAGCTGGCGactctgccgctgctgcgcttcttcGACCTACTGCCGTCGCCTGAAACAGTGAAAACGCGGGGCGGCACTTGCAGAAGCCCCGCCGGTGCAGCCGTAGCGGCGTGGTTGCCCACCGAAGGATGGTTTGAGAAGCTCCCTGCCCCGCGCGTggcccacctcctcctcatgcGATGgatgctggcggcgacggagtCGTACATTGAGAAGCTCTTCTTCGACCAGAGCCTGGTGGTGCGGCAACTGCGCAGCAAGCGGATTCGGCGGCGGTTGCTAGGCTGGGGATTAAGACTTGTATCCCACGCTGTCTTTGATCCCTTCCTGCTGAGTATtgtcgtgccgctgctgctctcctgGGGTGCGACTCCCAACGCTGGCGACgcgtcatcgctgctgccgtcgccgccgccgcgagttCTCTTCACGGTAGCCGGTGCCGTCCGGGGCCTCGTGATTAGCGCAGTGGGTGTAACGATTCAGCAGCTCTTGATGCCCCTGGCGAGCCAGCTGGTGGACCGGGCGGTGCTGACTGTCTTCGAGGCAGTCGAGTACCTCATCATGCGCCGCTATGCCCAGTGGTCggacgacgatgaggacAATGACTACaacgaggatgacgagggCGATGACGATCGCGCGTCGCTTGCCTCGGGTGCTAGCGAGGAAGCGCGCTCTCAACAGAGTTTGAGCATGTCGATTGCGACCACCGCTCCCAGTGGGGGCGGGGCTGGCGAGACGGCTACACTCTCGGCAGAGAAGCGCGTGGAGCATGTGCAGCGTCGATTgcggcgagagcgccgcgagcgccgTAAGCGACGTGAGCGGTGGCAAGCCGAGCGGGAGCATGCCATGCGGCTGGCCATTCTTCGCGCCATCGTGTACCGCGTCGTGGCTTCTCTTGTGGCTCAGTCGCTCATTGATCATCCGCTTAGCGTGTTGGTGGAACTGTTGCGCGGTCGCGCGACACTGCACCTCACGGGACTCCTTCAAACATACGCGGTCATGACGGATGCGAGTGATGGACTGTCATGGGCGAATCTGTGGCGGTACGCCTTGCAGTTGGTGAGCCCAACCGTAACGGTCAGCGACGCAACCAATGGAGGAGATGCCGACGAAGAAGGCGTGCCGCCACTGGTAACGGTGCTGCGTCGAGCCGGTCGCACGATTACGCAGGAGGTGGTTGTGCTGTCTTCTAGTGTTTTGACGGCATCTGGGCAGACGGCGGCCattgcggcggtgcagcagcgcgctgcaCAAACCGTCGCGCAAGGCGGCATTCCATCAGCGGCCGACAGCGCAGATTTCATGGCGCGCACTCTTTCGTCTCTCTCACCCTTCTATTACGGCATTCAGTTCACTATGATTGACAAGGTGCTGAGCTTCTACATGGCCGTGTGGACGCGGTTGACGAAGCAGTAG